In the Rhodothermales bacterium genome, GTTCGAGCTGCGCATGATCGGCCGGTGGATCGACCCGGAGGATCGCCGTGCCTTCGAGCAGCGTGTTGCGGGCGACCTCGCAGCCAGCATCACCCATCTGGGCGCCGTGTCGGATCGAGCGGCCATTCGCGGCCATCATGCCTGGGCGGACGTCTTTCTGTTCCCCACCTATTATCCTACCGAGGCGCAGCCGCTCGTGCTGCTCGAAGCGATGAGCGCCGGCACCCCGGTCGTAACCACCGCGCATGCCGGCATCCCCGCCATGTTCGCCCCCGAGGGGGAAGCGGTCTTCGTCCCCCCGAGAGCGCCGCGTGCCCTCGCCGAGGCCGTTCGCTCGTTGACCGATCCCGATGCATGGATGGCGCGCTCCCGGGGCGTGCGGGCACGGTTCGAATCCGACTTCAGCCCCGAGGCTGTCCGGCGGCGGTGGCGCGATCTGATCGCGTCGCCATCGGGAGGGGGCCGCGCATGAACGTCATCCGACCTCCACGCCGGCAGCGCGCATGGCTACGCCCGCTGCTCATGGGTCTCGCCGCGCTGGCCTGGTGCCTGCCGCAGACGGTCCGGGCTCAACCGGGGCCGTGGACGTATGAAGGAGCTGTTTTCATGGCCGGCGCATCGGAGCGCGCACTCCCGTTCTGGCTCCACACCAACCGGTACGGAACCATCGACCGGAACGGATTCAATGTGGGCACCCGATGGGGCATCCGGCGGGCCGGGCGTATTACCGGGCGGATGACCTACGAGGCGGGCGCCGGCGTGGTGGGGCGGGTGTCGGATCGATCGACCCTGTACGTCCACGAACTGTACGGCCGCGTATCGAACGGCTTGTTCCAGGCACGCGCGGGACGGTACGAGGATGCCTACGGGATGGTCGACCCACGGCTCTCGCTCGGGTCCATGATCTGGAGCCGGAACGCCGCGCCCATGCCCAAGATCAGCGTCGGCACCGAGGGGTTTCTGCCCATCCCCGGGACGCGGGATCTGGTGGCGTTCAGCGCGTACGTCGGGCAGGGCTGGATGGCGCGGGATGCCTATGTCGACCGCGCGCTGCTGCACGAAAAATACCTGTATCTGCGCGTGCTGCCCCCCGATTTCCCGGTACACGCCACCGGGGGCGTCATCCACAACGTCGTCTGGGGCGGCGACCATCCCATCGAGGGCGAGCTGGGGCATGGTTTGAAAGACCTCATCCGCGTGGCGCTGGCCCAGGCCGGCGAGGACCTGCAATTCGAGGCCGATAACGCCCTGGGAAATACCGTTGCGATGTACGACACGCGAATCGAGATCGAAACGAAACCCGTCCTGGTCACGATGTACCGGGAGTTCTACATCGAAACCGGCGGCGGGCTGCTCTTCAGAAATGCGCGCGACGGATTATGGGGGCTCAGGCTGGATTTCGCCCGGCCGTTCGGCCCCTTCACCTCGCTGCTGTGGGAGCATCTGTATACCAAACAGCAGAGCACCAACAAAGAAGCCGGCGACACCCCCGGGCGGGCCAACTACTACAATAACGTCCTCTATCGCGATGGATGGACGTATCACGGGCGCACGATCGGCATGCCGCTTCTCCGGACCGACGGCATTCGCCCCGGCGTAATCAATCACCTCGTTGCCGGTCATCATGCCGGGCTTGCCGGCGAAATCGGTCCCGATATCAGCTTCCTGGGGTATGTCACCTACAGCCGCAACTACGGAGCAGCCAATATTTGCGGCGATCCGGACTGCACGACCGGCACGTCCGAACTGACCGATCGGCTGGACCAGTGGTCGGTTTACCTTACCACAACCACCCGGATGGGCCCCCATCGGCAGCTTGCGCTCGACGCGTCCATCGCGTTCGATGCCGGACCCTACGCCCCGAACGCTTTCGGCGCAGCCCTCGGGGTGCGATGGGCCGGTATGCTCGGATCGAAAAAACGCTGAAACGCTTGCGCTGAAGGGATTGTAACCTTTGTTTTTGCTGGGGCGTACTTCATGCACAAACCAGCCGGCCGGCTCTTTTTCCTCGCATGAGCGGGATAGACTCCCACTCCTTCAGGGCGACATTATGGCACGTATGTACAGACTCACCGTTTCCTGTTTTCTTCTGCTGGCGTTCATCGCCACCCCGATCCGGGCCCAACAGGCCGACACCACGGATTATGCCGCCGAGCGGCACCTGATCCAGTCGACCCTCGGCACCCTCGTCAAGGTGATCAAAACCGCCACCTTTCGCGACGAAGACAACGCCGCCGTCGGCGACCGGCTACAGAACCTGGCCGAACGCCTGAACACGATCTCCGAATCCATTCCGGCCGATGGCGCGCTGCCGCAGCTCACGCCGGCGTCCGGGCAGGCGCCCTTCGCCAGTGCCGCCACGCCGCAGCTCCTGGGTGTCGACGACCTCCAGCTCCTGGAAGAGGCGCTGAA is a window encoding:
- a CDS encoding capsule assembly Wzi family protein encodes the protein MNVIRPPRRQRAWLRPLLMGLAALAWCLPQTVRAQPGPWTYEGAVFMAGASERALPFWLHTNRYGTIDRNGFNVGTRWGIRRAGRITGRMTYEAGAGVVGRVSDRSTLYVHELYGRVSNGLFQARAGRYEDAYGMVDPRLSLGSMIWSRNAAPMPKISVGTEGFLPIPGTRDLVAFSAYVGQGWMARDAYVDRALLHEKYLYLRVLPPDFPVHATGGVIHNVVWGGDHPIEGELGHGLKDLIRVALAQAGEDLQFEADNALGNTVAMYDTRIEIETKPVLVTMYREFYIETGGGLLFRNARDGLWGLRLDFARPFGPFTSLLWEHLYTKQQSTNKEAGDTPGRANYYNNVLYRDGWTYHGRTIGMPLLRTDGIRPGVINHLVAGHHAGLAGEIGPDISFLGYVTYSRNYGAANICGDPDCTTGTSELTDRLDQWSVYLTTTTRMGPHRQLALDASIAFDAGPYAPNAFGAALGVRWAGMLGSKKR